The Procambarus clarkii isolate CNS0578487 chromosome 57, FALCON_Pclarkii_2.0, whole genome shotgun sequence genome has a segment encoding these proteins:
- the LOC123744955 gene encoding collagen alpha-2(I) chain-like, with protein MCRHFGRQIHTHTQKASIGKLHAGGPIGELHAGGPIGKLHTGGPIGELHAGGPIGKLHTGGPIGELHAGGPIGKLHTGGPIGELHAGGPIGKLHTGGPIGELHAGGPIGKLHTGGPIGELHAGGPIGKLHARAIPYQGASRGTREK; from the coding sequence ATGTGTCGTCACTTTGGccgacagatacacacacacacacagaaggcttCCATCGGGAAGCTGCACGCAGGGGGCCCCATCGGGGAGCTGCACGCAGGGGGCCCCATCGGGAAGCTGCACACAGGGGGCCCCATCGGGGAGCTGCACGCAGGGGGCCCCATCGGGAAGCTGCACACAGGGGGCCCCATCGGGGAGCTGCACGCAGGGGGCCCCATCGGGAAGCTGCACACAGGGGGCCCCATCGGGGAGCTGCACGCAGGGGGCCCCATCGGGAAGCTGCACACAGGGGGCCCCATCGGGGAGCTGCACGCAGGGGGCCCCATCGGGAAGCTGCACACAGGGGGCCCCATCGGGGAGCTGCACGCAGGGGGCCCCATCGGGAAGCTGCACGCAAGAGCTATTCCCTATCAGGGGGCTTCACGCGGCACCCgagagaaataa